Proteins encoded together in one Halomicrobium urmianum window:
- a CDS encoding pyridoxamine 5'-phosphate oxidase family protein, with the protein MSREIGTELDDYETEEFLRNRGLGVLGFARDGQAYTIPIAFAYDDSDGRCVFRFLMGENSRKREFVAATDVASLTTYEWRKRDDWKSVVVRGPLRRVPDDDLAEAAALFSDVGEETALEVFNKPISEYETVWYELDVRELTARGQFPGVK; encoded by the coding sequence ATGTCGCGCGAGATCGGCACGGAACTCGACGACTACGAGACCGAGGAGTTCCTGCGGAACCGCGGGCTCGGAGTGCTGGGATTCGCGAGGGACGGACAGGCCTACACGATCCCCATCGCGTTCGCGTACGACGACTCCGACGGTCGCTGCGTCTTCCGGTTTCTCATGGGTGAGAACAGCCGGAAACGGGAGTTCGTCGCTGCGACTGACGTCGCCAGCCTCACGACCTACGAGTGGCGCAAGCGGGACGACTGGAAGAGCGTCGTGGTCAGGGGTCCGCTCCGCCGCGTCCCGGACGACGACCTCGCCGAGGCAGCGGCGCTGTTCTCCGACGTCGGCGAGGAAACGGCGCTGGAGGTCTTCAACAAGCCAATCTCGGAGTACGAGACGGTCTGGTACGAACTCGACGTGCGAGAGCTCACCGCTCGCGGTCAGTTCCCGGGAGTAAAGTGA
- a CDS encoding universal stress protein yields MYDTILVPTDGSEPATAAVESALALADRFDASLRAINVVEFADLSDEVAGETSSHVAERATPILESITERAADRGIPVSTEIVETTDAVHRAIVDDAADHDADLIVMGTHGRTGLDRIALGSVAERTLRVSPVPVVTVSEDASVDPDLDSVLVPTDGSEGADAAADHGIALCEATGAALHVVHVVDLTPIWGSAESAAILDALEESGRRAVDDVIRRTQAADLRSTEASVLSGTPARSIVDYAADHDVDLIVMGTHGRTGLDRYLLGSVAEHVVRLADRPVLTLSPSSED; encoded by the coding sequence ATGTACGATACCATTTTGGTGCCCACGGACGGCAGCGAACCGGCGACGGCGGCCGTCGAGTCGGCGCTGGCGCTCGCCGATCGATTCGACGCGTCGCTCCGGGCGATCAACGTGGTCGAGTTCGCGGACCTCTCGGACGAGGTCGCGGGCGAGACCAGCAGTCACGTCGCCGAACGCGCGACGCCGATCCTGGAGTCGATCACCGAACGGGCGGCCGACCGCGGGATTCCCGTATCGACGGAAATCGTGGAGACGACCGACGCCGTCCACCGGGCGATCGTCGACGACGCCGCCGACCACGACGCCGACCTGATCGTGATGGGGACTCACGGCCGGACCGGCCTGGATCGAATCGCGCTCGGTAGCGTCGCCGAACGGACACTGCGCGTCTCGCCCGTTCCCGTCGTCACCGTGTCGGAGGACGCGAGCGTTGATCCGGACCTCGACTCGGTGCTGGTGCCGACCGACGGGAGCGAGGGGGCGGACGCCGCGGCCGACCACGGGATCGCCCTCTGTGAAGCGACCGGTGCGGCGTTACACGTCGTCCACGTCGTCGACCTCACGCCCATCTGGGGGAGCGCCGAGAGCGCCGCGATCCTCGATGCGCTGGAGGAGTCCGGGCGGCGCGCCGTCGACGACGTGATCCGCCGCACCCAGGCGGCCGACCTGCGGTCCACCGAGGCGTCGGTGCTCAGCGGGACGCCGGCCCGGAGCATCGTCGACTACGCCGCCGATCACGACGTGGACCTGATCGTGATGGGGACCCACGGCCGGACCGGCCTGGATCGGTACCTGCTCGGCAGCGTCGCCGAGCACGTCGTTCGTCTGGCGGACCGGCCGGTACTGACGCTCTCCCCGTCGAGCGAGGACTGA
- a CDS encoding DoxX family membrane protein, which yields MSYQAVNPLAEDFEVELGGAWAAYWLATLRVITGWWFFHAGVTKLIEDGLAYSYGPMYLQEMTGTALGPIPVWMGENLGWAIQALVPLGETLIGLGLMLGVLVRLASAFGVFFMTLFWVGNAGFGHGLVNSDLMGLLLFVTMIVLATGRYYGLDAIVEKTEFVKQRPRLRYLLG from the coding sequence ATGTCCTACCAAGCGGTTAACCCCCTGGCGGAAGACTTCGAAGTCGAGCTGGGCGGGGCCTGGGCGGCCTACTGGCTGGCGACGTTGCGCGTGATCACCGGCTGGTGGTTCTTCCACGCCGGCGTGACGAAGCTCATCGAGGACGGGCTGGCGTACAGCTACGGGCCGATGTACCTCCAGGAGATGACGGGCACGGCGCTGGGCCCCATCCCGGTGTGGATGGGCGAGAACCTGGGCTGGGCGATCCAGGCGCTGGTCCCGCTGGGCGAGACCCTCATCGGGCTCGGCCTGATGCTGGGCGTCCTGGTCAGGCTGGCCTCCGCGTTCGGCGTCTTCTTCATGACCCTGTTCTGGGTCGGGAACGCCGGATTCGGTCACGGCCTGGTCAACAGCGACCTGATGGGGCTGCTGCTGTTCGTGACCATGATCGTGCTGGCGACCGGCCGCTACTACGGCCTCGACGCCATCGTCGAGAAGACGGAGTTCGTGAAACAGCGTCCGCGGCTGCGGTACCTGCTGGGCTGA
- a CDS encoding DUF7521 family protein → MIPNVTATVLVIVVVISTVLVGGCIAYLAHRAARRSESSPMYLFSYGFGVLTVGVALSGLLVVLFRLDAKEGLLIHGVFVLVGFGLLLRSLYMRVPRTHA, encoded by the coding sequence ATGATACCGAACGTGACCGCGACGGTCCTGGTGATCGTCGTCGTGATCAGCACCGTCCTCGTCGGCGGATGCATCGCGTACCTTGCACACCGGGCCGCCCGTCGATCCGAATCCAGCCCGATGTACCTGTTCAGCTACGGGTTCGGCGTCCTGACGGTCGGCGTGGCCCTCAGCGGCCTCCTCGTTGTCCTGTTCCGGCTGGACGCGAAGGAGGGGCTGCTGATACACGGCGTCTTCGTCCTCGTCGGCTTCGGCCTGCTGTTGCGGTCCCTCTACATGCGCGTCCCGCGGACCCACGCGTGA
- a CDS encoding ferredoxin family protein: MSTEPGVPTVENESLEDRLYTVKYTDSGESHLDVTIPGICAEKCVTYDCASVCPAGVWEADGDGGVPTIAYENCLECGSCRWACPHGNVEWEYPERGSGVTYKQG, encoded by the coding sequence ATGAGCACCGAACCCGGCGTTCCGACGGTCGAGAACGAATCGCTCGAAGATCGCCTCTACACGGTCAAGTACACGGACTCCGGCGAGTCGCACCTGGACGTGACGATCCCGGGGATCTGCGCTGAGAAGTGCGTGACCTACGACTGCGCGTCGGTCTGTCCGGCCGGCGTCTGGGAGGCCGACGGCGACGGCGGCGTGCCGACCATCGCCTACGAGAACTGCCTGGAGTGCGGGAGCTGCCGGTGGGCCTGCCCGCACGGCAACGTCGAGTGGGAGTACCCCGAGCGCGGCAGCGGCGTGACCTACAAACAGGGGTAG
- a CDS encoding FAD-dependent oxidoreductase, translating into MTDDAHERTDEEMPGTRRLATPDYDGEFDAIVVGAGLAGSAAALTMAQRDLDVLVIERGSYPGAKNVFGGVLYTPTIRELADLDDAPLERYVAEKRFAMLTEDDETAVSMRPGDWHDPPHNDSYTVLRGDFDEWFAAQAAEAGATLVTETTVTGLIRDGGRIVGVETDRPDGALRAPMVVLAEGGNSLVSEGADLKRTERREHVAVGVKEVLEFPERDGVVEDRFRLDGDAGVSYHYFGTGAVGDAFGGGFVYTNDDTVSVGLAYRLSDAATAQPDPAGTLDAFKSHPAVAPLLRDARTVEYTAKTIPEGGVESVPDLVHDGALIVGDAAGLVLNNGIHLEGTNMAVESGYYAGQAVADAVSAGHVDRTALTAYPDALADSFVVRNLERYDWLMEAAREDQDLLFEELPRAVADAGAEYFRMDREPKASHASAAKQRLLEAVGGWRGVAKLALRYRKIVS; encoded by the coding sequence ATGACCGACGACGCACACGAGCGAACGGACGAAGAGATGCCCGGGACGCGGCGACTGGCCACCCCGGACTACGACGGCGAGTTCGACGCGATCGTCGTCGGGGCCGGGCTGGCCGGGAGCGCGGCCGCGCTGACGATGGCCCAGAGAGACCTGGACGTCCTGGTGATCGAGCGCGGCTCGTACCCGGGCGCGAAGAACGTCTTCGGCGGCGTGCTGTACACCCCGACGATCCGCGAACTGGCCGACCTCGACGACGCCCCGCTGGAGCGGTACGTCGCCGAGAAGCGCTTCGCGATGCTGACCGAGGACGACGAGACGGCCGTCTCGATGCGGCCCGGCGACTGGCACGACCCGCCGCACAACGACTCCTACACCGTCCTGCGGGGCGACTTCGACGAGTGGTTCGCCGCGCAGGCCGCCGAGGCCGGCGCGACGCTGGTGACCGAGACGACGGTCACCGGGCTGATCCGCGACGGCGGACGGATCGTCGGCGTCGAGACCGACCGGCCCGACGGCGCGCTCCGCGCGCCGATGGTCGTCCTCGCGGAGGGCGGCAACTCGCTGGTGAGCGAGGGCGCCGACCTGAAGCGGACGGAGCGGCGCGAGCACGTCGCCGTCGGCGTCAAGGAGGTGCTGGAGTTCCCCGAGCGCGACGGCGTCGTCGAGGACCGGTTCCGCCTGGACGGGGACGCCGGCGTCTCCTACCACTACTTCGGCACCGGCGCGGTCGGCGACGCGTTCGGGGGCGGCTTCGTCTACACGAACGACGACACCGTTAGCGTCGGGCTGGCCTACCGGCTCTCGGACGCCGCGACCGCCCAGCCCGACCCGGCGGGGACGCTCGACGCGTTCAAGTCCCACCCGGCGGTCGCACCCCTGCTCCGGGACGCGCGGACGGTCGAGTACACCGCCAAGACCATCCCCGAGGGCGGCGTCGAGTCGGTCCCGGACCTCGTCCACGACGGCGCGCTGATCGTCGGCGACGCCGCCGGTCTCGTGCTCAACAACGGCATCCACCTCGAGGGCACGAACATGGCCGTCGAGAGCGGCTACTACGCCGGTCAGGCGGTCGCCGACGCGGTGTCGGCCGGTCACGTCGACCGCACCGCGCTGACCGCGTACCCGGACGCGCTCGCGGACTCGTTCGTCGTCCGGAACCTCGAGCGGTACGACTGGCTGATGGAGGCCGCGCGCGAGGATCAGGACCTGCTGTTCGAGGAACTGCCGCGGGCGGTCGCGGACGCGGGCGCGGAGTACTTCCGGATGGACCGGGAGCCGAAGGCATCGCACGCCAGCGCGGCGAAGCAGCGACTCCTCGAGGCCGTCGGCGGCTGGCGAGGCGTCGCGAAACTCGCGCTCAGATACAGGAAGATCGTCTCATGA
- a CDS encoding electron transfer flavoprotein subunit alpha/FixB family protein, which produces MVDVDEYDDVWVFVEEHAGDVAGVSWELLAEGRELADAIGDDLVAVVIGEGVDGVAEAAVSRGADRALVADDPVFEPYRADPYGEQFRRLVEDRKPSIVLIGGTHTGRDFAGRVAVPAHAGLTADVTELDVDEDGLLQARRPAFGGNVLASIICEEHRPQMATVRPGVFEASEPEPDRSGEVEPVEVVVEESDTVSEVLERETGDTADITDADRIVAAGAGCDGDLEPIEELADALDAELAASRAAVDEGWIDGARQVGQTGKTVRPELYVAVGISGAVQHVEGMDDSEVVVAINSDPNAPIFDHADYGIVADLFEACPTLAEQLRDGEFEPEVIA; this is translated from the coding sequence ATGGTCGACGTCGACGAGTACGACGACGTCTGGGTGTTCGTCGAGGAGCACGCCGGCGACGTCGCGGGCGTCTCGTGGGAGCTGCTGGCCGAGGGCCGCGAACTGGCCGACGCCATCGGCGATGACCTCGTCGCGGTCGTGATCGGCGAGGGCGTCGACGGCGTCGCCGAGGCGGCCGTCTCGCGGGGCGCGGACCGCGCGCTGGTCGCCGACGATCCGGTCTTCGAGCCCTATCGCGCGGACCCCTACGGCGAGCAGTTCCGCCGCCTGGTCGAGGACCGCAAGCCCTCGATCGTCCTCATCGGCGGGACTCACACCGGCCGGGACTTCGCCGGACGCGTCGCGGTGCCGGCACACGCCGGCCTCACGGCCGACGTCACGGAGCTCGACGTCGACGAGGACGGCCTGCTTCAGGCCCGCCGGCCGGCCTTCGGCGGGAACGTGCTCGCGTCGATCATCTGCGAGGAGCACCGGCCACAGATGGCGACGGTCCGACCCGGCGTCTTCGAGGCGTCCGAGCCGGAGCCCGATCGATCGGGCGAGGTCGAACCCGTCGAGGTCGTCGTCGAGGAGTCGGACACCGTCTCGGAGGTGCTGGAACGGGAGACCGGCGACACCGCGGACATCACGGACGCCGACCGGATCGTCGCGGCCGGGGCCGGCTGCGACGGCGACCTCGAACCGATCGAGGAACTGGCGGACGCGCTGGACGCCGAACTGGCCGCCAGCCGCGCCGCTGTCGACGAGGGCTGGATCGACGGCGCTCGCCAGGTCGGCCAGACCGGCAAGACCGTGCGACCGGAGCTGTACGTGGCCGTCGGCATCAGCGGTGCCGTCCAGCACGTCGAGGGGATGGACGACAGCGAGGTCGTCGTCGCCATCAACAGCGATCCGAACGCGCCAATCTTCGACCATGCCGACTACGGGATCGTGGCTGACCTCTTCGAGGCGTGCCCCACCCTTGCCGAGCAGCTCCGCGACGGGGAGTTCGAACCGGAGGTGATCGCATGA
- a CDS encoding electron transfer flavoprotein subunit beta/FixA family protein produces MTEPWNVVVCVKQVPDDDEVTIDPDTGRLDRSSAPAVLNRPDRNAIEAALWIRDEVDARVTAVSMGPPTATAVLKEAVAVGCDDAVLLSDRAFGGSDTWPTSLALARAAEELDADVVVCGEETTDSSTGQVPPGIAAHNGWAQLTYVEDLEVDSDDERVIARRDVEGGHERVAADPPVVVAVAYGENEPRPAGLHRKLFAENEFEPPTWSAADLGVEDEVGLAVSPTAVGGMETVDPVERAQAVVDSPGELLAALDEEGVV; encoded by the coding sequence ATGACTGAGCCGTGGAACGTCGTCGTCTGCGTCAAGCAGGTGCCGGACGACGACGAGGTCACTATCGATCCGGACACGGGCCGGCTGGACCGTTCCAGCGCGCCGGCCGTGCTCAACAGACCGGACAGGAACGCAATCGAGGCGGCGCTGTGGATCCGAGACGAGGTCGACGCGCGTGTGACGGCGGTCTCGATGGGCCCGCCGACGGCGACGGCGGTCCTGAAGGAGGCGGTCGCGGTCGGCTGCGACGACGCCGTGTTGCTCTCCGATCGCGCGTTCGGCGGCAGCGACACGTGGCCGACGAGCCTGGCGCTCGCCAGGGCCGCCGAGGAACTGGACGCGGACGTGGTCGTCTGCGGCGAGGAGACGACCGACTCCTCGACGGGACAGGTCCCGCCGGGAATCGCCGCGCACAACGGATGGGCGCAGCTCACCTACGTCGAGGACCTCGAGGTCGACTCCGACGACGAGCGAGTGATCGCCCGGCGGGACGTCGAGGGCGGCCACGAGCGCGTCGCGGCCGACCCGCCCGTCGTCGTCGCGGTGGCGTACGGCGAGAACGAGCCTCGGCCGGCGGGGCTCCACCGGAAGCTGTTCGCGGAGAACGAGTTCGAGCCGCCGACGTGGTCCGCGGCCGACCTCGGCGTCGAAGACGAGGTCGGTCTCGCCGTCTCGCCGACCGCCGTCGGCGGGATGGAGACGGTCGACCCGGTCGAGCGGGCGCAGGCGGTCGTCGACTCGCCCGGTGAGCTGCTCGCCGCGCTCGACGAGGAGGGGGTGGTCTGA
- a CDS encoding universal stress protein, with product MYDRILVPTDGSTGTASVALRAADLAEQYGATVYVLHVIDEDARSLVSEVARATSRLVEHGEEAVNRVAALAEAHDVAVETEIREGHPAETIVEYAEEIGADLVVAGTHGRSGVERRVIGSVAERLVRHATVPVLTVHLPETDVTVGDEADAVALARSALIERGYGDVAIDGTDRQPSVWVVEATADDDSMLVYVDPVTQRASPIQRAAD from the coding sequence ATGTACGACCGGATACTGGTACCCACGGACGGCAGCACCGGCACGGCGAGCGTCGCGCTACGGGCGGCCGACCTCGCCGAGCAGTACGGCGCCACCGTGTACGTCCTCCACGTGATCGACGAGGACGCGCGGTCGCTCGTCTCCGAGGTCGCGCGGGCGACGTCACGGCTGGTGGAGCACGGCGAAGAGGCGGTCAACCGAGTCGCCGCGCTCGCGGAGGCCCACGATGTGGCCGTCGAGACGGAGATCCGGGAGGGTCACCCCGCGGAGACCATCGTCGAGTACGCCGAGGAGATCGGCGCGGACCTCGTCGTGGCCGGGACGCACGGCCGCTCTGGCGTCGAGCGCCGGGTGATCGGGAGCGTCGCCGAGCGACTCGTCCGGCACGCCACCGTCCCTGTGCTGACCGTCCACCTCCCCGAGACGGACGTGACCGTCGGCGACGAGGCCGACGCGGTAGCGCTGGCCCGATCGGCGCTGATCGAGCGCGGGTACGGGGACGTCGCGATCGACGGCACGGATCGTCAGCCCAGCGTCTGGGTCGTCGAGGCGACGGCGGACGACGACTCGATGCTGGTCTACGTCGACCCCGTCACGCAGCGGGCCAGCCCGATCCAGCGGGCGGCGGACTGA
- a CDS encoding universal stress protein — MFDRSARDADVPEEIAEFAGDPTRITAVRRAVDYLDDRGVSTEVIEGSADAAERILTVAEERDVDSIVMGGRKRSPIEQSLFSSVTQSVVRNTDRPVVVTGGSGE, encoded by the coding sequence GTGTTCGACAGGAGCGCGCGGGACGCCGACGTCCCCGAGGAAATCGCGGAGTTCGCGGGCGATCCGACCAGGATCACCGCCGTCAGGCGAGCGGTGGACTACCTCGACGACCGGGGCGTCTCCACAGAGGTGATCGAGGGGAGCGCGGACGCGGCCGAGCGGATCCTGACGGTCGCGGAGGAGCGGGACGTCGACAGCATCGTCATGGGCGGCCGGAAGCGCTCGCCCATCGAGCAGAGCCTCTTCAGCAGCGTCACCCAGTCGGTCGTCCGGAACACGGACCGTCCCGTGGTCGTCACCGGCGGGTCGGGGGAGTGA
- a CDS encoding HAMP domain-containing methyl-accepting chemotaxis protein: MHVAEWYKSQFRRSLSRLGVDGSVERKVYAAVGIQFAVSIAQAGVAFVVDGAAQAVLAGALLLGAAVAFVNTVIVTREDLVEPITALADRADRIASGAVDVDAPETDQRDEVGALVDSFGAMQSHVETVSRQADALARQEFDADVLDEPVPGAFGESLDRMAANLEEYTVELRETTDRLETRSRRLRELVEAFGDAAERARRRDLTATVDVEFDADDELFESVVEDYNELLGTLSETVGEVTDFAAAVAESTDRLDESMREVDRASGEIARSVQEISAGTSQQSDRHDDVAGDTNTLSATVEEIAATADDAAETAETAAERGRAGREEAIEAIDELDDFEERVDRTADAVTGLVDRIGEIDEIVDLIGDIAEQTNMLALNASIEAARADGDSDGFAVVADEVKGLAEETRAAAEEVSDLVEAVQADARRTAEDVREMNDSVTESTATIESALRDFEDIVDDIGEVDDAVREISEATADQAETTQRVATALDELAAVSDRTEEEAANAASATEEQTATVADVTDDVGDVAERTDELLERLAAFELQGRDPATGGAKEMQSPAGRN, from the coding sequence ATGCACGTAGCCGAGTGGTACAAATCGCAGTTCCGTCGGTCGCTGAGCCGCCTCGGCGTCGACGGCTCCGTCGAGCGGAAGGTGTACGCCGCCGTGGGGATCCAGTTCGCCGTCTCGATCGCCCAGGCGGGCGTCGCGTTCGTGGTCGACGGCGCGGCGCAGGCGGTCCTGGCGGGGGCGCTGCTGCTGGGTGCCGCCGTCGCCTTCGTCAACACGGTGATCGTCACCCGCGAGGACCTGGTCGAGCCCATCACGGCGCTGGCCGACCGGGCCGACCGCATCGCGTCGGGCGCAGTGGACGTCGACGCGCCCGAGACCGACCAGCGCGACGAGGTCGGAGCGCTCGTCGACTCCTTTGGAGCGATGCAGTCCCACGTCGAGACCGTCTCCCGGCAGGCCGACGCGCTCGCCCGGCAGGAGTTCGACGCGGACGTGCTCGACGAGCCGGTGCCGGGCGCGTTCGGCGAGTCGCTCGACCGGATGGCCGCCAACCTGGAGGAGTACACGGTCGAGCTTCGGGAGACGACCGACCGCCTCGAGACGCGCTCACGCCGGCTCCGCGAGCTGGTCGAGGCGTTCGGCGACGCCGCCGAGCGCGCCAGACGCAGGGACCTCACCGCGACCGTCGACGTCGAGTTCGACGCCGACGACGAACTGTTCGAGTCGGTCGTCGAGGACTACAACGAGCTCCTGGGGACGCTCTCGGAGACCGTCGGCGAGGTGACCGACTTCGCCGCGGCCGTCGCGGAGTCCACCGATCGGCTCGACGAGAGCATGCGGGAGGTCGATCGTGCGAGCGGCGAGATCGCTCGATCCGTCCAGGAGATCTCCGCCGGCACCAGCCAGCAGAGCGACCGTCACGACGACGTCGCCGGCGACACGAACACCCTCTCGGCGACCGTCGAGGAGATCGCCGCCACGGCCGACGACGCGGCCGAGACGGCGGAGACGGCAGCGGAGCGGGGTCGCGCCGGCCGCGAGGAGGCGATCGAGGCCATCGACGAACTCGACGACTTCGAGGAGCGCGTCGACCGGACGGCCGACGCGGTCACCGGGCTCGTCGACCGGATCGGCGAGATCGACGAGATCGTCGACCTCATCGGCGACATCGCAGAGCAGACGAACATGCTGGCGCTGAACGCTTCCATCGAGGCCGCTCGCGCCGACGGCGACAGCGACGGGTTCGCCGTCGTCGCCGACGAGGTCAAGGGCCTCGCCGAGGAGACGAGGGCCGCCGCCGAGGAGGTCTCCGACCTCGTCGAAGCCGTGCAGGCCGACGCGCGGCGGACGGCCGAGGACGTCCGGGAGATGAACGACTCCGTCACCGAGTCGACGGCGACTATCGAGTCGGCGCTGCGGGACTTCGAGGACATCGTCGACGACATCGGCGAGGTCGACGACGCCGTGCGGGAGATCTCCGAGGCCACGGCGGACCAGGCCGAGACGACCCAGCGAGTCGCGACGGCGCTCGACGAGCTCGCGGCGGTCAGCGACCGGACCGAAGAAGAGGCTGCCAACGCCGCGAGCGCCACGGAGGAGCAGACGGCGACCGTCGCCGACGTGACCGACGACGTCGGAGACGTCGCCGAGCGGACCGACGAGCTCCTGGAGCGGCTCGCCGCCTTCGAGCTTCAGGGGCGCGACCCGGCGACGGGCGGGGCGAAGGAGATGCAGTCGCCGGCCGGCAGGAACTGA
- a CDS encoding MFS transporter has protein sequence MSEATDLKQGIREHIGQFSLHVLLVFATGLTIGSERAVVPVLGEDVLGVESFLVIGSFVVSFGIVKSILNLYAGKWGEEYGRKPVLVAGWATALPLPIILIFAPSWGWITVGNVLLGVNQALTWSMAINAKIDLAGPDQRGLAVGIDESFGYTGLAAGAWITGVIAARTNLRPEPFYFLAVVVVLAFLVSIFLIKETVQYAQAEGDDDDHDANLPFKEVVKRATYGDRTLFAAAQAGHVENFVDTLFWIAVPLYLTSQGLGIDAVGLVVGVHSAMYFSQIGTGGLADRIGRRPPVVAGMFLAGGGVLGMVLVEGYLPWAALAAASGLGMALLYPNLMTVPSDAAHPTWRSAGMGVYRMWRDSGYAVGAILIGLSMEFVSAEAAFYMTAVLMFLSGAVVYVWMEETHPDFGTHEPPAPAAESPTRAAGDG, from the coding sequence ATGAGCGAGGCAACTGACCTGAAACAGGGCATCCGCGAGCACATCGGACAGTTCTCGCTGCACGTCCTGCTGGTGTTTGCGACGGGGCTGACGATCGGGTCCGAACGGGCCGTCGTCCCCGTTCTGGGCGAGGACGTGCTCGGCGTCGAGTCGTTCCTGGTCATCGGTTCGTTCGTCGTTTCGTTCGGAATCGTGAAGTCGATCCTCAACCTCTACGCGGGCAAGTGGGGCGAGGAGTACGGCCGCAAGCCGGTACTCGTCGCCGGATGGGCGACGGCGCTGCCTCTCCCGATCATCCTCATCTTCGCCCCCAGCTGGGGCTGGATCACCGTCGGGAACGTCCTCCTGGGCGTCAACCAGGCGCTCACGTGGAGCATGGCGATCAACGCGAAGATCGACCTCGCCGGGCCCGACCAGCGCGGTCTCGCGGTCGGCATCGACGAGTCGTTCGGTTACACCGGCCTCGCCGCCGGCGCCTGGATCACGGGGGTCATCGCGGCGCGGACGAATCTCCGTCCCGAGCCGTTTTACTTCCTCGCGGTGGTCGTCGTGCTGGCGTTCCTCGTCTCGATCTTCCTGATCAAGGAGACCGTCCAGTACGCGCAGGCCGAGGGTGACGACGACGATCACGACGCGAACCTTCCCTTCAAAGAGGTAGTGAAGCGGGCCACCTACGGCGACAGAACCCTGTTCGCGGCGGCGCAGGCCGGCCACGTCGAGAACTTCGTGGACACGCTGTTCTGGATCGCCGTGCCGCTGTACCTGACGAGCCAGGGGCTCGGCATCGACGCCGTGGGTCTCGTCGTCGGCGTCCACAGCGCGATGTACTTCTCCCAGATCGGCACCGGCGGCCTCGCGGACCGCATCGGCCGACGCCCGCCGGTCGTCGCCGGGATGTTCCTGGCCGGCGGGGGCGTCCTCGGAATGGTCCTCGTTGAGGGGTATCTCCCGTGGGCCGCCCTGGCCGCCGCCTCCGGGCTCGGGATGGCGCTGCTGTATCCGAACCTCATGACCGTGCCGAGCGACGCTGCCCATCCGACCTGGCGGTCGGCAGGCATGGGGGTCTACCGGATGTGGCGCGACTCGGGCTACGCGGTCGGTGCGATCCTGATCGGGCTCTCGATGGAGTTCGTGAGCGCCGAGGCCGCGTTCTACATGACTGCGGTCCTGATGTTCCTCTCCGGGGCCGTCGTGTACGTCTGGATGGAAGAAACCCATCCCGACTTCGGCACGCACGAACCGCCGGCGCCCGCGGCGGAATCGCCGACGCGAGCTGCGGGCGACGGATGA